A region of Argentina anserina chromosome 5, drPotAnse1.1, whole genome shotgun sequence DNA encodes the following proteins:
- the LOC126793675 gene encoding LOW QUALITY PROTEIN: 2-oxoglutarate-Fe(II) type oxidoreductase hxnY (The sequence of the model RefSeq protein was modified relative to this genomic sequence to represent the inferred CDS: inserted 2 bases in 1 codon) has translation MGEGLKLPIIDLSSPDRNSSADSIRQACIVCGFFYLVNHGVEEELLGQVFYQSSKYFSLPLEEKSRLARKQHRGYTALFAENLDPTSSSKGDSKESFYIGPLEDVTQNKLNQWPSEDILPSWRXTMEYYFNQVLSTGKRLVPLIALALNLDEDFFEKVGGLNKHNAFLRLLHYPGQLGSSDEEVLGASAHSDYGMVILLVSNGVPGLQICREKSKQPRVWEDFLHIDGAFIVNIGDLMERWTNCLFQSTVHRVIPAGQERYSVAFFLEPNDDSVVECLPSCCNESFPPRFPPISSGDYLQERLRLTYVSEE, from the exons atgggTGAGGGTCTGAAGCTGCCTATCATAGACCTGTCCTCGCCGGATCGGAACTCCTCCGCCGATTCAATCCGTCAG GCTTGCATAGTGTGTGGTTTCTTTTACTTGGTGAATCATGGTGTTGAGGAAGAGTTACTGGGCCAAGTTTTTTATCAGAGCAGTAAGTATTTTTCACTGCCTTTGGAGGAGAAGTCCAGATTGGCGCGCAAGCAACACAGAGGCTACACAGCACTCTTTGCTGAGAATCTTGATCCCACTTCAAGCTCTAAAg GTGATTCAAAAGAGAGTTTTTACATTGGCCCTCTTGAAGATGTAACACAAAATAAGTTAAATCAATGGCCGTCAGAAG ATATCCTTCCATCCTGGAG CACAATGGAATACTACTTTAACCAAGTTCT TTCCACTGGGAAAAGATTAGTACCTCTGATTGCCCTGGCTTTGAACCtagatgaggatttttttGAGAAAGTGGGGGGTCTGAATAAACATAATGCATTTCTTCGCCTTTTGCACTATCCAG GTCAACTGGGATCATCTGATGAAGAAGTACTTGGTGCTTCTGCCCACTCAGATTATGGGATGGTCATACTCCTGGTATCCAATGGTGTCCCAGGACTCCAG ATATGTAGGGAAAAATCTAAGCAACCACGGGTTTGGGAAGATTTTCTTCACATAGATGG AGCATTCATTGTTAACATTGGGGATTTGATGGAGAGGTGGACCAATTGTTTGTTCCA GTCAACGGTGCACAGAGTTATACCAGCAGGACAAGAACGCTACTCA GTAGCTTTCTTCTTAGAGCCCAATGATGACTCCGTGGTAGAATGCCTGCCAAGTTGTTGCAATGAATCATTTCCGCCAAG ATTTCCTCCCATCAGCAGCGGAGACTACCTGCAAGAACGGCTTAGGCTTACATATGTCTCAGAAGAATGA
- the LOC126793631 gene encoding probable phosphoribosylformylglycinamidine synthase, chloroplastic/mitochondrial, whose protein sequence is MAGVREITAGEFIKSGHKQGLFSNRGPLRGRSPMLWGTLQSSVRSPANKRNALLRCHAQEKPAAVVSAVSSSVEALPSVVEKPSSSVIHFYRVPLIQESATSELLKSVQSKISSQIVGLKTEQCFNIGLHSQLSSDQLSVLKWLLQETYEPENLGVDSFLEMKSQEGLDTVIVEVGPRLSFTTAWSSNAVSICKACGLTEVTRLERSRRYLLFSKGKLQDQQINEFAAMVHDRMTECVYTQQLTSFETSVVPDKVRYIPVMERGRKALEEINQEMGLAFDEQDLQYYTRLFKEEIKRNPTTVELFDIAQSNSEHSRHWFFTGKIFIDGQPMDKTLMQIVKSTLLANPNNSVIGFKDNSSAIRGFLVNQLRPVQPGSTSALEMSARDLDILFTAETHNFPCAVAPYPGAETGAGGRIRDTHATGRGSFVVASTAGYCVGNLNMEGSYAPWEDSSFMYPSNLASPLQILIDASNGASDYGNKFGEPLIQGYTRTFGMRLPSGERREWLKPIMFSAGIGQIDHTHITKGEPDIGMLVVKIGGPAYRIGMGGGAASSMVSGQNDAELDFNAVQRGDAEMAQKLYRVVRACIEMGEGNPIISIHDQGAGGNCNVVKEIIYPKGGEIDIRAIVVGDYTMSVLEIWGAEYQEQDAILVKPESRELLRAICERERCSMAVIGTINGEGRIVLIDSLAIEKSKSSGLPPPDPAVNLELEKVLGDMPQKSFEFQRMADAREPLDIAPGITVMDALKRVLRLPSICSKRFLTSKVDRCVTGLVAQQQTVGPLQIPLSDVAVIAQTFTGLTGGACAIGEQPIKGLLDPKAMARLAVGEALTNLVWAKVTSLSDVKASGNWMYAAKLDGEGAAMYDAASALSDAMITLGIAIDGGKDSLSMAAHSAGEVVKAPGNLVISVYCTCPDITKTVTPDLKLGDDGVLLHLDLAAGKQRLGGSALAQVFDQIGNDCPDLEDVPYLKRVFEGVQGLLDDELISAGHDISDGGLLVCALEMAFAGNCGIDLDLTSHGKSLFQTIFSEELGLIIEVSKKNLDLIMEKLSSGGISAEIIGKVTATPSIELKVDGITHLNESTSLVRDMWEDTSFQLEKLQRLASCVDLEKEGLKDRHEPLWQLSFTPSFTDEKYMTTTSKPKVAVIREEGSNGDREMAAAFYAAGFEPWDITMSDLLNGAVSLQEFRGIVFVGGFSYADVLDSAKGWSASIRFNQPLLNQFQEFYKRHDTFSLGVCNGCQLMALLGWVPGPQVGGVHGGGGDPSQPRFIHNESGRFECRFTSVKIKDSPSIMLKGMEGSTLGVWAAHGEGRAYFPDDGVFDRVLHSKLAPVRYCDDDGIETELYPFNLNGSPLGVAAVCSPDGRHLAMMPHPERCFLMWQYPWYPKQWDVEKKGPSPWLRMFQNAREWCSENDA, encoded by the exons ATGGCTGGTGTTCGGGAGATAACAGCTGGTGAATTTATAAAA AGTGGCCACAAACAAGGCCTGTTTTCTAATAGAGGTCCTTTGAGAGGAAGAAGCCCTATGCTTTGGGGCACACTGCAGAGTTCCGTGCGGAGTCCTGCTAATAAGAGAAATGCTTTATTGAGATGCCATGCTCAGGAGAAGCCCGCAGCTGTTGTTTCGGCTGTGAGCAGTTCGGTAGAGGCGCTTCCAAGTGTGGTCGAGAAGCCTTCATCCTCGGTTATTCATTTTTATCGTGTACCTCTCATTCAGGAGAGTGCAACTTCGGAGCTTCTCAAAAGCGTTCAGTCAAAGATTTCGAGCCAGATAGTTGGTTTGAAAACGGAGCAGTGTTTCAACATTGGGCTCCATTCACAGCTTTCTAGTGATCAGCTTTCAGTACTTAAGTGGCTTCTTCAGGAGACTTATGAGCCGGAGAATTTGGGGGTCGACAGCTTTCTTGAAATGAAAAGTCAGGAAGGACTGGACACAGTTATTGTTGAGGTTGGTCCTCGGTTGTCATTTACAACAGCGTGGTCGTCCAATGCTGTCTCAATATGTAAAGCTTGTGGTTTGACAGAGGTGACTCGTTTGGAACGGTCAAGGAGATACTTGTTGTTTAGTAAGGGGAAGTTGCAGGATCAACAGATTAATGAGTTTGCTGCAATGGTTCATGATCGGATGACTGAGTGTGTTTACACCCAACAGCTCACTTCCTTTGAAACTAGTGTGGTTCCTGACAAAGTACGCTACATTCCTGTCATGGAGAGAGGCCGGAAGGCATTAGAGGAGATTAATCAGGAAATGGGTTTGGCATTTGATGAGCAAGATCTCCAATACTATACCAGGCTATTCAAGGAAGAAATCAAGCGGAATCCAACCACAGTTGAACTCTTTGATATTGCACAGTCCAACAGTGAACATAGCAGGCACTGGTTTTTTACTGGTAAAATTTTCATAGATGGACAACCTATGGACAAAACACTGATGCAGATTGTGAAGAGCACTTTGCTAGCAAACCCAAATAATTCTGTCATTGGGTTCAAGGACAACTCAAGTGCAATCAGGGGATTTCTAGTGAACCAATTGCGACCAGTTCAGCCAGGTTCAACATCTGCGTTGGAAATGTCAGCACGCGACCTTGATATATTATTTACCGCAGAGACCCATAATTTTCCATGTGCTGTAGCACCTTACCCTGGTGCAGAGACAGGTGCAGGAGGTAGAATCAGGGACACACATGCAACTGGAAGGGGGTCTTTTGTGGTAGCATCTACTGCTGGTTATTGTGTCGGGAATCTTAATATGGAAGGGTCTTATGCTCCCTGGGAAGATTCTTCTTTCATGTATCCATCAAATTTGGCCTCACCTTTGCAGATCCTCATAGATGCTAGTAATGGTGCATCAGACTATGGCAACAAATTTGGTGAGCCCTTGATTCAGGGTTACACTAGAACCTTTGGAATGAGACTACCAAGTGGTGAGAGGCGGGAATGGTTGAAGCCAATCATGTTCAGTGCAGGAATTGGCCAAATTGATCACACACATATAACAAAAGGTGAGCCTGATATCGGTATGCTGGTTGTAAAGATTGGAGGCCCTGCTTACCGTATTGGTATGGGTGGTGGGGCAGCGTCGAGCATGGTTAGTGGTCAAAATGATGCGGAGCTTGATTTCAATGCCGTACAGCGTGGAGATGCAGAGATGGCACAAAAATTGTATCGTGTTGTTCGTGCCTGCATTGAGATGGGAGAGGGTAACCCAATCATTAGCATTCATGACCAAGGAGCTGGTGGAAACTGCAATGTGGTTAAGGAAATTATTTACCCAAAAGGTGGTGAGATTGATATCAGGGCAATTGTGGTTGGTGATTACACAATGTCTGTTTTGGAGATATGGGGTGCAGAATATCAGGAACAAGATGCCATCTTGGTTAAGCCTGAAAGTCGCGAACTTTTACGAGCAATATGTGAAAGAGAAAGGTGTTCTATGGCTGTTATTGGAACAATTAATGGTGAGGGACGTATTGTTTTAATTGATAGCTTAGCTATTGAAAAATCTAAATCAAGTGGCCTCCCTCCCCCTGATCCTGCTGTCAATTTGGAGCTTGAGAAAGTACTTGGTGATATGCCACAAAAAAGCTTCGAGTTTCAGCGGATGGCTGATGCACGAGAGCCACTTGATATTGCCCCTGGAATTACTGTAATGGATGCTCTTAAGAGAGTTTTAAGACTTCCATCCATCTGTTCGAAGCGCTTCTTGACATCTAAAGTAGACAGGTGTGTCACAGGTCTGGTAGCTCAGCAGCAAACTGTTGGGCCCCTGCAGATTCCTCTCTCTGATGTTGCAGTAATTGCTCAGACTTTTACTGGCTTGACTGGAGGTGCATGTGCAATTGGGGAGCAGCCAATCAAAGGTTTGTTGGATCCAAAAGCAATGGCGAGATTGGCAGTCGGAGAAGCACTCACAAATCTTGTTTGGGCAAAGGTCACTTCTCTGTCTGATGTTAAAGCAAGTGGGAATTGGATGTATGCTGCCAAGCTTGATGGTGAAGGAGCAGCTATGTATGATGCTGCTAGTGCTCTTTCAGATGCAATGATCACACTTGGAATTGCTATTGATGGTGGAAAGGACAGTCTTTCCATGGCAGCGCACTCTGCAGGAGAGGTTGTTAAGGCTCCTGGAAATCTTGTAATCAGTGTTTATTGTACTTGTCCTGACATAACAAAAACAGTAACCCCAGATTTGAAGCTTGGAGATGATGGTGTTCTGCTTCACCTTGATTTGGCGGCAGGAAAGCAGCGATTAGGTGGCTCTGCTCTTGCTCAGGTCTTTGACCAAATTGGGAACGATTGTCCTGACCTTGAGGATGTTCCGTATCTGAAGCGAGTGTTTGAGGGGGTCCAGGGCCTTCTGGATGATGAACTGATCTCTGCTGGCCATGATATCAGTGATGGTGGGCTTCTGGTCTGTGCCCTTGAGATGGCATTTGCTGGAAATTGTGGCATTGATTTGGACTTGACTTCTCACGGGAAGAGCCTCTTCCAAACAATCTTTTCCGAAGAGCTTGGTCTGATTATTGAGGTCAGCAAGAAGAACTTAGATTTGATAATGGAAAAGCTAAGCAGCGGAGGTATTTCAGCAGAGATTATTGGAAAGGTAACTGCCACACCTTCAATAGAATTAAAGGTGGATGGGATAACTCATTTGAATGAAAGTACTTCTTTGGTAAGGGACATGTGGGAGGACACTAGTTTTCAACTGGAAAAGCTTCAGAGATTGGCTTCTTGTGTTGATCTAGAGAAAGAAGGGTTGAAAGATAGGCATGAGCCTTTGTGGCAGTTGTCTTTTACTCCGTCCTTCACAGATGAAAAGTATATGACCACAACCTCCAAACCTAAAGTGGCTGTTATTCGGGAAGAAGGAAGCAATGGGGATAGAGAAATGGCTGCGGCATTTTATGCCGCTGGCTTTGAGCCATGGGATATTACAATGTCAGACCTTCTTAATGGGGCAGTATCACTGCAAGAGTTCCGTGGAATTGTATTTGTTGGAGGTTTTAGCTACGCGGATGTCCTTGATTCTGCAAAAGGTTGGTCTGCTTCAATTAGATTTAATCAACCCCTTCTAAATCAATTTCAGGAGTTTTACAAGAGGCATGACACCTTCAGTCTTGGCGTTTGCAATGGGTGTCAGCTTATGGCTCTTTTGGGTTGGGTCCCAGGTCCTCAAGTTGGGGGTGTgcatggtggtggtggggatCCATCACAGCCAAGGTTCATTCACAATGAATCGGGACGGTTTGAGTGTCGCTTTACTAGTGTAAAAATTAAGGACTCTCCATCTATTATGTTAAAAGGAATGGAAGGCAGTACCTTGGGCGTGTGGGCTGCCCATGGGGAGGGAAGAGCCTATTTCCCAGATGATGGTGTTTTTGATCGTGTGCTCCACTCCAAGTTAGCTCCAGTACGATATTGTGATGATGATGGGATTGAAACGGAGCTTTATCCCTTCAACCTAAATGGCTCTCCGTTGGGAGTTGCAGCAGTTTGTTCACCAGATGGGAGGCATCTTGCCATGATGCCTCATCCAGAGCGCTGCTTCTTAATGTGGCAGTACCCATGGTATCCCAAGCAATGGGATGTCGAAAAAAAAGGCCCTAGTCCATGGCTACGGATGTTCCAGAATGCCAGAGAGTGGTGTTCCGAAAATG ATGCCTGA
- the LOC126793632 gene encoding E3 ubiquitin-protein ligase HOS1 has protein sequence MNRRINNGPTGPSSSTNGGSATRSGSRTLQPDYNSPAVQEALEQLASIDLIDLCNEAKVEHCRATRDLRSCGRYVTDVLNSCGHASLCAECSQRCDVCPICRIPILNTGARLRRRLYDQCSEARLISKRSDKRFQEKEDGEEPITNDVLRLYSLFDVALENNLASLICHYVTDVCLDESAVSSDPVIAFLLDEVVVKDWCKRAFQNITTELQVIYNFEAEEMKTMLGQLLKFSAQLAGISNVLEVLDLSFKGSLSSQLHDLHQLLETILKTKQHLEIMIWCIRHEFLKNVKPRHTDITTWHTLVCERKSAAVKRSWPDALNNSEESNGQEGSLFIEDALTNLETEQGDTMVEELKLAFAQKDGRSSVYKSKIEGIRGCYPFENVRAAVDVLFLCGSSDLVVAKQATFLYYLYDRHWTLPDEDWRHILEDFGATFGISGHLLLESLIFYLLDDHTDEALQEACHLLPEISGPATHPKIAQVLLERGNPDTALSVLRWSGRDGTSNSVSLGEAVTAVRVRVECGLFTEAFIHQRMLCTKFKEKKLKIGQLGGVTDDSNDRYMWEDWVEILVSEICFLCIRRNMIDRMIELPWNSNEEKHLHKCLLDYANGDSSSTIGSLLVVFYIQRYRYSEAYRVNQILQNLEQEFISKNAVSEEVLSRMKSVSGWRAGLIDKCMDLLPEVQRQQVKDGKAPEIATNTSSDVEMLETSIPNVQGSKSTSLLIPSSTDSSAALWTDQKTTLWNPAISETPQKRGGTAYLSEIGNFSPSGLHGRLSTYSETRLKADISIKKTFNFEDASTPLSRVGRAPAARDTNRSSSDLFSSYHLCDNQYGTLSPEVEHDVFLTPFQTFQNASPSHYQRITTNPVTTTSSNNGLFEDPTRNLYPNLSRKNFRSDRDVRPWLTASKDDPMDTSLSYGAEDKILNNGARWRSDETSDEEEDQSQEKAFGSINHTPAARGVRRSRFSKR, from the exons ATGAATAGGAGAATCAACAACGGCCCTACCGGACCTTCGAGCTCCACCAACGGCGGCTCCGCCACAAGATCTGGTTCCCGGACTCTGCAACCTGACTACAATAGTCCCGCCGTTCAG GAAGCATTAGAACAGTTGGCATCGATCGATCTGATTGACTTGTGTAATGAGGCTAAAGTGGAGCACTGCCGCGCAACAAGAGACTTGAGAAGCTGCGGGCGTTATGTGACGGACGTGTTGAACTCATGTGGGCATGCTTCGTTATGTGCAGAGTGTAGCCAGCGGTGTGATGTTTGCCCAATTTGTAGGATTCCGATTCTAAATACCGGCGCGAGGCTACGTCGCCGCCTTTATGATCAGTGTTCTGAAGCTCGATTGATATCCAAAAGAAGTGATAAGAGATTTCAAGAGAAGGAGGATGGGGAGGAGCCTATAACTAATGATGTCCTGCGCCTATATTCATTATTTGATGTCGCTCTGGAGAATAACCTGGCTTCATTGATATGTCACT ATGTTACAGATGTTTGTTTGGATGAAAGTGCTGTCTCCAGTGATCCTGTAATTGCATTTTTGTTGGATGAGGTGGTCGTGAAGGATTGGTGCAAGCGAGCATTCCAGAACATCACCACAGAACTTCAAGTGATTT ATAACTTTGAAGCAGAAGAAATGAAAACTATGTTGGGCCAACTCCTTAAGTTCTCAGCACAGCTGGCAGGCATTTCCAATGTTCTCGAAGTTTTGGATTTGTCTTTTAAGGGGTCTCTTTCATCTCAGCTTCATGACTTGCACCAGCTTCTAGAAACCATATTAAAGACAAAGCAG CATCTGGAGATTATGATATGGTGCATACGACATGAGTTCCTTAAGAATGTAAAGCCTCGTCATACTGATATCACAACATGGCACACTCTTGTTTGTGAAAGGAAATCAGCTGCAGTAAAGCGTTCGTGGCCTGATGCTTTAAATAACTCTGAAGAGTCCAATGGACAGGAAGGTTCCCTGTTTATTGAAGATGCTCTAACAAATTTAGAGACTGAGCAAGGAGATACAATGGTTGAGGAATTGAAACTTGCATTTGCACAGAAGGATGGTCGTTCATCTGTTTACAAGTCTAAGATTGAAGGCATTAGAGGTTGTTATCCATTTGAAAATGTTCGAGCTGCTGTTGATGTACTTTTTCTATGTGGTAGTTCAGATTTGGTTGTTGCAAAGCAAGCAACT TTTCTATATTATCTATACGATCGGCATTGGACGCTGCCTGATGAGGACTGGAGACACATTCTAGAGGACTTTGGAGCTACCTTTGGTATCTCCGGGCATTTATTACTTGAATCCTTAATCTTTTATCTCTTGGATGATCACACAGATGAGGCTTTACAG GAAGCTTGTCACCTACTTCCAGAGATCTCAGGCCCAGCAACTCATCCTAAGATTGCACAAGTACTACTTGAAAGGGGAAACCCTGATACTGCTCTTTCAGTTTTACGGTGGTCAGGGCGTGATGGTACTTCAAATTCTGTTTCACTTGGTGAGGCTGTAACTGCAGTTCGGGTGAGGGTAGAGTGTGGACTCTTTACTGAGGCATTCATACATCAAAGAATGCTGTGCACCAAATTCAAGGAGAAGAAGTTAAAGATTGGTCAATTAGGGGGTGTGACTGATGATTCAAACGACAGATATATGTGGGAGGACTGGGTGGAGATTTTGGTTTCTGAAATTTGTTTCCTTTGTATTCGACGGAACATGATTGATAGAATGATAGAGTTGCCGTGGAACTCCAATGAAGAGAAACATCTTCACAAGTGTCTATTAGATTATGCTAATGGTGATTCGTCCTCAACTATTGGAAGCCTTCTTGTGGTATTTTATATCCAG CGCTACAGGTATTCTGAAGCCTACCGAGTTAATCAAATACTTCAAAACTTGGAGCAGGAGTTTATCTCAAAGAATGCTGTCAGTGAAGAAGTTCTATCTAGAATGAAATCAGTGAGTGGCTGGAGAGCAGGGTTAATT GATAAATGCATGGACTTGCTACCAGAAGTCCAACGGCAACAAGTGAAGGATGGAAAAGCGCCTGAAATAGCGACCAACACCTCTAGTGATGTCGAAATGTTAGAAACATCTATTCCCAATGTGCAAGGGTCAAAGTCGACTAGTTTATTGATTCCTTCGTCCACTGATTCTTCCGCCGCATTATGGACGGATCAGAAGACTACTTTGTGGAACCCTGCAATATCTGAAACCCCCCAAAAAAGAGGTGGAACTGCCTACCTCTCTGAAATTGGTAACTTTAGTCCTTCAGGTCTGCATGGAAGGTTATCTACCTATTCTGAAACAAGGTTAAAGGCTGACATTAGTATAAAGAAGACTTTCAATTTTGAGGATGCATCAACTCCGCTTAGTCGAGTTGGTCGCGCACCAGCAGCTAGGGACACGAATAGAAGTTCATCAGATCTATTTTCAAGTTACCATCTCTGCGACAATCAATATGGCACATTATCACCCGAAGTGGAACATGATGTGTTTCTTACTCCATTCCAAACATTCCAAAATGCAAGTCCTTCACACTACCAAAGAATTACTACAAATCCAGTAACTACAACCAGCAGCAACAATGGTTTGTTTGAAGATCCCACGAGGAACCTATATCCAAATTTGTCTAGGAAGAATTTTCGATCAGATAGGGATGTTAGACCTTGGCTTACAGCTTCCAAGGATGATCCAATGGACACATCCTTGAG CTATGGAGCAGAGGACAAAATTCTGAACAATGGAGCAAGATGGAGGTCTGATGAAACAAGTGATGAGGAAGAGGATCAGAGTCAAGAGAAAGCTTTTGGGAGTATTAATCATACCCCTGCCGCAAGGGGAGTTCGTAGAAGCAGGTTTTCCAAGAGATGA
- the LOC126793683 gene encoding uncharacterized protein LOC126793683, with product MATAPVKPPLHNFPLSFLKWGSKNHTNTNHRYRRPISAEPDPDPSAADDDHHSNDSSEPHNHRVGSRTARHRFNLATCSSEKPPKPPQNPEKASEESDDDDEDRKAAAALEEAEVQNRWNLRPRRAPAMMTSKGNTNGGEVHEAEGAKQSDQLAPKSLRLRGLAAAAEGPSTEKKKEKRRFWIALSKDEIEEDIFIMTGSRPARRPKKRPKNVQKQLDNCFPGLWLVGFSADAYRGSESPTKK from the exons ATGGCAACCGCTCCGGTGAAGCCGCCGCTGCACAACTTCCCGCTATCGTTTTTGAAATGGGGGAGCAAGAACCACACCAACACCAACCACCGCTACCGCCGCCCCATCTCCGCCGAGCCTGACCCCGACCCGTCTGCCGCCGACGACGACCACCACAGCAACGACTCCTCCGAGCCGCACAACCACCGCGTCGGATCCCGCACCGCGCGCCACCGCTTCAACCTCGCCACCTGCTCCTCCGAGAAGCCTCCCAAGCCGCCGCAGAATCCCGAGAAAGCGAGCGAGGAGagcgacgacgacgacgaggaCCGTAAGGCCGCCGCCGCCCTGGAGGAGGCTGAGGTTCAGAACCGGTGGAATCTGAGGCCGAGGCGAGCGCCGGCGATGATGACGTCGAAGGGGAATACGAACGGCGGCGAGGTGCATGAGGCGGAGGGGGCGAAGCAGAGCGATCAGCTGGCGCCGAAGTCGTTGAGGCTGAGGGGCTTGGCGGCCGCGGCGGAAGGACCGAGCacggagaagaagaaggagaagaggaggttCTGGATCGCTTTGTCTAAGGATGAAATTGAAGAGGACATATTCATCATGACCGGGTCACGACCCGCCCGGCGGCCCAAGAAGCGCCCGAAGAACGTCCAGAAGCAACTCGAT AACTGTTTTCCGGGATTATGGCTGGTGGGGTTTAGTGCTGATGCTTATCGAGGCTCCGAATCTCCGACTAAG AAGTAG